AGCAAGCCCTACTAGAGAACAACAAAATCACTCCTGCTCCCTGTACAGCAGTCTGGCATACCGATGTCCCCTGGAGAAATGAGAAACACATTTGTCCTTATTTGCTCCATTGTACAACACAACCCAtaaatggaaaataaaacaacaacaaacaattcAATAAAACATGGTGGGCATAGAACACAACACAAATTCTGTGCAGCTTCCAAAAATAGCACTTGGGCTTGGAACAGGGATGAATAGTTTGGCTGAAGTCGTGCGTTACCCTATTGTGCGCGTTGAGACTGGTCGAGGGAGAGAGGCGGGTCAGGAGAAGCAGAGAGGCAGCCAGACAGATGGCCTGCACGATGAAGAGCAGGTCATTGACCAGGACCCGCACAAGTACCAGCCTCCAGGTCTTATCGCCAGCCTCTCCCTGCTCTCCGAGGGCGGCGCACACCACGTTCACACAGAGGAAAAGCGCACTCATGCCGCCGTAGGCGCAGCGGGCCACATACCTGCGAGAACAAACAGGGCGTCATGCGTCAAGTCAACTGGGGCTTTCCTTCAGGCAAAGAAATCTGTTATTTTTACTTCACTATGGTCAACTTACAGTCCTTTGCTTGGCTCGTAGCTGTACTTCCCCCTCACTTTCAGCACGAGCTGTACAACACAATGGTCTCATGTGAGTTCAACTCCAACCAAAGCCACTCAAGGCAATATTGTGCATAAATATCCCAGATGTCACTTACCTGTGTGAAGTACAGGTTGATGAGACTTAGGGTGAAAAACTGCAAGCATACGGGGCAGCAGTAGAGCAGCCAGTAGACTGGGGTGGGCAGGTGATTGGCTGCCAAAGCATTACAAAAATAGAAGGAAAAAAGGGTGGTGCGCAAGGCTGCCCAGAAAAGGCATAAAAAGAGGAAACCGCTCTGGTAGCTCCAGCGCTTGTGGCGGTATCGCAAAAGGAGCCAAAGCTGTATATACACTATTATGAAGAGACTTCCGTATAGGCAGGTGTACAGGGTGGTGAACCCCAACTCCACGGATGGGGCCATAGCAGGCTGAATAGGATAAGGGTTGAATGAGGAGTTGGGCGAAACAGTAGTTGGAGCTTGGTTTTCCATTTTGCTCTACAGTTGGTTGACTGAGACTAAGTGAGTTCTGATGGATGAGAGTCTGAGGTAGAAATTAAGTTGATAGCCTACTGGTTGCAAACAATTTGCACAGTGATGAGAGTGAGTCAGTTTAAGATTTTGTCTAAGGAATATGGAATATGGTGAAAAGAACCCACTGATGTATACTCAACAACGATGGATGctattgttgttgtgttgtgttgttattgCGTCTTAATAAAACGCTTCCCTGCAACACCTGATGTGTAAACATAGTTTAAGAACAGTGCTATAGGTCTATAATTTCCCATAGtccaaaataaacaaactaaataaaaacaatactcAAATGAGATAATTCTGTAATTCCCTTGTCCTATGCTCCAggaacacactcaaaacacctgAAGTCCATGTCCttcaaagaagaaaagaaaagggggaAAATCCATTATCCATTCTGGACATACAGTCTGGTTACACAGTGTACTTTCGGAATAGCTTCTAGTGTACTTTCGTTATGCGAACTAGGGATAACTGGGTAGGTAGTGCTAGTTCCTGTTATGTGATTATGTAAGTAGTAGTTGGATTAATAGAAATACTCGACAATCGCAGTGCACAATCGACAGCTATATTGATCTGAATACTAATTACTGGATTGACAGTATTACAGAGCACTACACTACTATTGATGAGTCGACCTGATTCTTatgctagctagcaagctaactgaTTTGACAGTTTGCGTCATCGTTGTTCTGGGACCGCTACAATGTATTTCCCAAAACAAGACACTGGAATATCATTCTCTCGTTTTATCTGTCATCTGTAACGTTGCTAATATTACTCAGTGACAACACAACGCTAACAATGCAGTTTCTCTTTAAAACGACTTCATAATATTgtgcccactggttagcacgtAACGTTAAAAACATAGCTAGTTAGCTTTTGTGGTTTAACGTTAAAGACTAAGTTAACAGAAGGCATCCCTTAGGCTATAATGATAACCTCCAAGACCTTTaaagttacagctgttgaaaaATAGTATTCAAAACTATAATCTTACCTCTCTGAGTGTGCTTGTATTTCTGGGGATTTTCATTGTGTACTATCCAAACTTCTGTTTCATATCTTGTTAGTGGTAGGTGGATTCCACTTTAAGCTGACTACTGCCACTAGCGGTGTAGGAAGTCACTCACGTTTGCATGgcatcagagaatgtctaataaggggagaactgccactctcggaaaacttccggtttctgaactggttgcagttccttctgtggttccacatgagggcgctcgtccacgagtgcagaatgcatggaggtctatggagctgtacccctcaaaatccacttttctcaggatataatttaataatgttttttcaagtaatttgagtattgtattcgaaaggggaggcaaagaaaatacacttggttgagtattatattttttaaagtcacttaattgttctaaaaagcctttaaaatgtgtcaatgacgtcattcattagcacaatgctagcgtgttatgtgcaacaacgacccaacctgtaagaaatcaaaaggacataagtactcgttcattcaacttttgacctataactcatgttgaagttatacaaactacaatcaaatctgagatttgtcaacg
The Alosa alosa isolate M-15738 ecotype Scorff River chromosome 21, AALO_Geno_1.1, whole genome shotgun sequence genome window above contains:
- the gpr137 gene encoding integral membrane protein GPR137, translating into MENQAPTTVSPNSSFNPYPIQPAMAPSVELGFTTLYTCLYGSLFIIVYIQLWLLLRYRHKRWSYQSGFLFLCLFWAALRTTLFSFYFCNALAANHLPTPVYWLLYCCPVCLQFFTLSLINLYFTQLVLKVRGKYSYEPSKGLYVARCAYGGMSALFLCVNVVCAALGEQGEAGDKTWRLVLVRVLVNDLLFIVQAICLAASLLLLTRLSPSTSLNAHNRGTSVCQTAVQGAGVILLFSSRACYNLAVLMLSKNHKVESFDFDWYNVSDQADLRSELGDTGYLVFGAILFIWELLPTSLLILIFRVRQPSQEVNYTPAISSQGPRSYFFDDPRRMDDDTGGPWGLNHHSSWFGTSETAPLLFANPNDQTNQHHSLYSTPQN